A single region of the Phycisphaerae bacterium RAS1 genome encodes:
- the argG gene encoding Argininosuccinate synthase — translation MSKKVALAFSGGLDTTYCAVRLREQGCDVHALTVQTGGFDADELAAIEKMAARAGTASYRLIDARRELFDDVLRYLVFANALRGGVYPLCVSAERVVQARCVAEYGRRIGASALCHGSTGAGNDQVRFDVGFRAFAPELEILTPIRSEALSREQETAWLAGRGIEIPPKTTRYSINRGLWGTTIGGAETHRSDGVLPDEAYVWTAGPQRWPASPEDLTISFDGGVPTALTGRKLDPVALIELLNAQAGRHGVGRGMHVGDTILGIKGRVAFEAPAAQALIAAHRELEKLVLSRQQLFWKQTLGELYGAAVHEARYFDPLMRDVEAFLTSSQRRVSGDVIVRLFAGQAVVLGATSPWSLMDPEIARYGESSALWNGAEAAGFCKLYGMQDWLLGRVASSQ, via the coding sequence ATGAGCAAGAAAGTCGCACTGGCGTTTTCCGGCGGGTTGGATACGACCTACTGCGCCGTGCGGCTGCGCGAGCAGGGCTGCGACGTGCACGCCCTCACCGTTCAGACCGGCGGATTCGACGCCGACGAGCTGGCCGCGATCGAGAAAATGGCCGCGCGCGCCGGAACGGCGTCATACCGGTTGATCGACGCCCGCCGCGAGTTGTTTGACGACGTCCTGCGGTACCTTGTTTTCGCGAATGCGCTGCGCGGCGGCGTTTATCCGCTGTGCGTCTCGGCCGAGCGCGTCGTGCAGGCGCGCTGCGTGGCCGAATACGGCCGGAGAATCGGGGCTTCGGCGCTGTGCCACGGCTCGACCGGCGCGGGGAATGACCAGGTGCGTTTCGACGTCGGCTTTCGGGCCTTTGCGCCGGAGCTGGAGATTCTCACGCCGATCCGCAGCGAGGCCCTCTCGCGCGAGCAGGAGACCGCCTGGCTCGCCGGGCGCGGCATCGAGATTCCGCCGAAGACGACGCGTTATTCGATCAACCGCGGCTTGTGGGGCACGACGATCGGCGGGGCCGAGACGCATCGCTCCGACGGAGTTTTGCCGGATGAGGCGTATGTCTGGACGGCCGGTCCGCAGCGCTGGCCGGCGTCGCCCGAGGACTTGACCATTTCATTTGACGGCGGTGTGCCGACCGCGCTCACGGGAAGGAAGCTCGACCCGGTTGCGCTCATTGAGTTGCTGAACGCGCAGGCCGGCCGGCACGGCGTCGGCCGCGGCATGCACGTGGGCGACACCATCCTGGGGATCAAGGGCCGCGTGGCGTTTGAGGCTCCGGCGGCGCAGGCGCTGATTGCGGCCCATCGCGAGTTGGAGAAGCTGGTGCTCTCGCGCCAGCAGCTTTTCTGGAAGCAGACGCTGGGCGAGCTGTACGGCGCCGCCGTTCACGAAGCGCGGTACTTTGACCCGCTGATGCGCGATGTCGAGGCGTTTCTGACCTCGTCGCAGCGGCGGGTGAGCGGCGACGTGATCGTGCGCCTCTTCGCCGGCCAGGCCGTGGTGCTGGGTGCGACCAGCCCCTGGTCGCTGATGGACCCGGAAATCGCCCGCTACGGCGAAAGCAGCGCCCTGTGGAACGGCGCTGAAGCCGCCGGATTCTGCAAGCTGTATGGGATGCAGGACTGGCTGCTGGGTAGAGTAGCGAGTTCACAGTAG
- a CDS encoding Endonuclease/Exonuclease/phosphatase family protein: MRISASIVSRALVLLVPLAVASAPTVRFMSFNVESYNSPGSASYNALVRLVYSMDPDILLIQEASDDAGRTAFQTEFAAAYPFRQLGAADGGGIRQHTFSRWALSAPANIFAGGFSRPTIRCEVDFDPNRPGAEFRVYNCHWKSGSASTDFQLRAAMAAAIRTDIENLWNVRQDFRIILGGDLNEEVGEPDIAQVYFPQFNMNYVNRVDPFTGNNATRLSSGRSIDHFIVSDTAFARVQTAFIYNSDTYDPTPPPPALASDSLIASDHLSVVMDMDMEYFLLGDLNDDGEVNVLDINPFTLVLAAPNSYRLQYPWVDVEAVADINLDGNVDVLDINPFIALLAGP; this comes from the coding sequence ATGCGCATTTCAGCTTCAATCGTGTCGCGGGCGCTGGTCCTTCTTGTGCCGCTGGCGGTCGCCTCGGCCCCGACCGTCCGCTTCATGTCTTTCAACGTCGAGTCCTACAACTCGCCCGGGTCGGCGTCCTACAACGCCCTCGTGCGCCTCGTCTACTCGATGGACCCGGACATCCTCCTGATCCAGGAAGCCAGCGACGACGCCGGCCGCACAGCTTTCCAAACCGAATTCGCCGCCGCCTACCCTTTTCGCCAGCTCGGCGCGGCCGACGGCGGCGGCATCCGCCAGCACACCTTCAGCCGTTGGGCGCTGTCCGCCCCGGCCAACATCTTCGCCGGCGGATTCAGCCGCCCGACCATTCGCTGCGAGGTGGATTTCGATCCGAACCGCCCGGGAGCCGAGTTCCGCGTCTACAACTGCCACTGGAAGTCCGGCTCGGCCTCGACCGATTTCCAGCTTCGGGCGGCGATGGCCGCCGCCATCCGCACCGACATCGAGAACCTCTGGAACGTCCGCCAGGACTTCCGCATCATCCTCGGCGGCGACCTGAACGAAGAAGTCGGCGAGCCGGACATCGCCCAGGTCTACTTCCCGCAGTTCAACATGAACTACGTCAACCGCGTCGACCCTTTCACCGGCAACAACGCCACCCGCCTCTCCAGCGGCCGCAGCATCGACCACTTCATCGTGTCGGACACGGCGTTCGCGCGCGTGCAGACGGCCTTCATCTACAACTCGGATACGTACGACCCCACCCCGCCGCCGCCGGCGCTGGCCAGCGACTCACTGATCGCCAGCGATCACCTGTCGGTGGTGATGGACATGGACATGGAGTATTTCCTGCTCGGCGACCTGAACGACGACGGCGAGGTCAACGTACTGGACATCAACCCGTTCACGCTGGTGCTCGCGGCGCCGAACAGCTATCGCCTGCAATACCCGTGGGTTGATGTTGAGGCGGTCGCGGACATCAACCTCGACGGAAACGTGGACGTGCTGGATATCAACCCGTTCATCGCCCTGCTGGCGGGTCCATAG
- the argR gene encoding Arginine repressor: protein MVSMFAVAGKNERQALLSKLAREQALESQEQIVALLREKGLEATQASVSRDLRELALLKVNGRYVRLGEIRRPRRDIEKDPRLDELITAVDAAGASLVVVRTVIGAAGTVAVALDERKLPEIVGTIAGDDTIFVAVRSRAAQGRVTAFLRAHQRIQSG, encoded by the coding sequence ATGGTGAGTATGTTCGCGGTTGCAGGCAAGAATGAGCGGCAGGCGCTGCTTTCGAAACTGGCGCGCGAGCAGGCGCTGGAGAGCCAGGAGCAGATTGTCGCCCTGCTCCGCGAAAAAGGGCTGGAAGCGACGCAGGCCAGCGTCAGCCGCGACCTGCGTGAGCTGGCGCTGCTGAAGGTGAACGGCCGCTATGTCCGGCTGGGCGAGATCCGCCGCCCGCGGCGCGACATCGAGAAGGACCCGCGCCTGGATGAATTAATCACCGCGGTCGACGCGGCGGGCGCCAGCCTGGTGGTGGTCCGCACCGTCATCGGCGCCGCCGGGACCGTCGCCGTGGCTCTGGACGAGCGTAAATTGCCGGAGATTGTCGGCACGATCGCGGGCGACGACACGATATTCGTCGCCGTCCGCAGCCGGGCCGCGCAGGGACGCGTGACGGCGTTTCTGCGGGCGCATCAGCGAATACAGAGCGGTTAA